The Acidimicrobiales bacterium nucleotide sequence AAGGTAACCCCGCTATTGTCGTCCCAGTATGGGTGCTGGCTGGCCGCCGGGTTCACCCCTTCCGCGAGGAGCTTCCGGGTGGCATCCTCGACCGCGGCTTTGTCGGGGAGATAGATGACAATCTGGTCGAAGGGGTCGATCGCACGAGCTTCTTCCGTGGAGCGAACGACCTCGAGATGGACTGGCGATCCCGGTAGTCCGAAGATGCTACCGTCCTCACCGTAACTGTCTTCGAACTCATCAATCACGGGCAGCCCTACGAGGTCTCGATAGAAATGCACAGCCGCCTCGTAGTGGGAGCTTGAACGGACGATTCGCAAGGAGCCCACCCGAAGATGCGAGGGCCAAAGGTCCCTAGCTGATGAGTGGTCAGTCATGCATGGCAGTATGGGCGGCGAAACGGATTGCCGCACAGCAGGGCCAAGCGCTCGGGTCCAAACGAGATCGTCAACTGTCGACCTTGGCCTTGAGGCGCTGGAACTCTTGTTCCGAGATGACCCCGCGTTGCTTCAAGTTGTCGAGTCTTGCTAGTTCATCGGCGGCTCCTTGAGCGCCGCCACCGGTAGCAGCTGCGTCCTGGACGTACTGACGGAATGCCGCGTCTTGGGCCTGGGCGGCAGCTGCGGCCCTTTCGTGCATCTCTCCACCTCGAATGAGTAGGTAGACGAAGACGCCCAGGTACGGCAACAAGACAACGAACAGAGCCCAGACCGCCTTGCCGGCGCCGGAGAGGTCTCGGCTACGGAAGATGTCCCCGAACACGATGATCAGTAGATAGAACCAGATGATCCAGAAGAAGAACACCAGGAACGCCCAGAGCACCTGGCCGACACCAAACGTGGCTAGCACCGTAGGTGACTCCATGAACGTCATCGGTCCGGCCCGACTTCCTCCTCATCGAAGGCCACCGGCAGTGTGGAGCCATCGGACACCCGGCGGATCTGGTAGCGCCTGCGTCCCCCGATCTCCTCGTGCCACGCGACTTCGAATCCCGACGTCCACGAGCGGTCGAAGCGGTTGCGAACCCGGACCCGTGCACCCCTCGGCCAAAGCCCTGGGCTCCGTCTGTCCTGATCTTCCATGGTCATCCTCAGTAGTACGGGGTCTGGTTCGTTTGACGACTTAGACCCGCCAAGATTCGTGCGGGTCATCGAGCCGACCCACGAGCCAGACGACGCCAATCAGGAACAGCGCCCACTATCACTTCCTGTTGTTGGCGATCGCGATATCGCACTACATGGTCCCTGTCGTTGAACAATCGGTGACATCTAATCTGCTCGACAGCTTGGTCAAAATCGTCGCAGTGACCTATCCCCACGTGTCGGCCGTCCCGGATCACCTGGTACCCCTTCGAGGTCCCCTTGATCTGCCAGGTAGCGGTCCATAGTCGCATCGCTTACCTCCCAATCCAGGCTGAGCCCACGCCAACGTTGAACAGTGCGCGGGTCGCACCGAGGGTGTGAAGAGTCCATCAGTTCACCGTCGTAGACATTCGGGGTTCGCGAGCAGCAAACAAGACGGTATTGGAGAGGTCGTGGAATCGCCGTGGAGACCTGATGGAGATTCGACAGACAAGACTCAGAGCCGAGCGCCCAAGCGCGCATCCACGCGGCGGTGAGCTGTGCCCGACTGGCTGGTGCTGATGCAACGGCTAACATCGGTGGTGTCGGAGGGGAGTAATCCTTTTCGCTGGCATCGACATCACGGCGAGGCGCCCGGTGCTGGCGGCCCTCAGAGCGGGCGGAAGAGACCTTCGGCTGATGCAGTCGAGCAGATCAGCCGGAGAGCGCCGTGGACGTATCGGTTTGGGCATGGATAGGCGTGGTTGGGTTCATTCTCGCCATGCTCGTCGTGGATTTGCTCGTCCTGCATCGCGGGTCGCAGGTCATATCGGTCCGGAATGCGGTCAACGAGAGCATTCTCTGGATCGCTCTTGGAGTCGGCTTCGGCGTGCTCGTGTGGAGCTTGGCGGGCGGGGAGAGGGGCGGCGAGTACTTCGCCGGTTACCTGACCGAGAAGGTGCTCTCCGTCGACAACATGTTTCTCTTCTCGGCGATCTTCGCTGCTTTCGCCGTCCCCGCCGCCTACCAGCACCGGGTGCTGCTCTGGGGGGTGGTCGGGGCGCTGGCCACGAGGGCGGTCCTCGTCACCGGAGGAGCTACACTGTTGGCAGAGTTCTCTTGGGCGATCGACGCGTTCGGTGTCCTTCTCCTCGTCGTCGCGGCCCGAATGGCCGCCCACCATCGGCCGGTCAGGGACCCCAAGCAACTCGGAATCTTGCGGCTGGTCAGGCGGGTCGTGCCCTCCACAGCCGAGTTCAGCGGGCCCCGCTTTGTCGTGCGGGAGACCCGTCGCGACGGCCGGACTCGCTGGCTAATTACTCCACTTCTAGTTGCTCTATTCGCCATTGAGGCCACCGACGTGGTCTTCGCTGTCGACTCTGTCCCCGCCGTCTTCGGCATAACCAGCGAGCCGTTCCTCGTCTTCACATCTATCGCCTTCGCCGTCGTGGGTCTGCGGGCGCTGTACTTCCTTCTCGCCGCCGCCATGGCCCGTCTTGTCTACCTTCGCTTCGGTCTGGCCGCCATCCTCGGCTTCGTGGGCGTCAAGATGTTGCTGAGTCGGGTGTACCACTTGCCCGTATGGGTCTCCCTGCTTGTGATTGTGGTTGTGCTGTTGGTGACCTGGGCAGCCTCGGTATGGCGGGCTCGTCCTGGCACACGCGAAACGGACGGGGGCGGTGCTCCTGGGCGGGTCCGGGCGGACGCACGGATCGACACAGCAAGCAGGGCCAGGACCGGGATCAGCGGTCCCGTCCGGCCTAATGGTTGACCGGTGGCGGGCCAGAGCGAGGAAGCGTCACCACGAACCGCGCGCCGGCGCCGAGCCGGCTGGAGACCTCGACGGATCCGCCATGGGCTCTCACGAGCTCAGCCACCACAGCCAGGCCGATACCGCTCCCCGCAGTCTGGCCCGCCCGACTGCTGCGCCAGAAACGCTCGAAGACATGGTCGAGCTCTTCGGCGGGGATTCCGACACCGGAGTCGGCCACCTCCAGGCGGGCCGTGCCGTCGTCAGGGGCAACCACCACGGTCACTTGGCCCTCAGCTGGGGTGAACTTCAGAGCATTGGTGAGCAAGTTCGTCACCACCTGGGCCAGCCGGCCGGTGTCACCGGCCACCATCGCCTTGGTCAGTTGTGTCGTGACCTGGATGTCGGCGGCCTCGAATGGATGGCGAAGCCCACCGACTGCCTGACCAGCTACTTCGGCCAGATCAACCGGCCGTCGCTCCAAGCGCAGCCCGGCGGCTTCGGCGGAGGCCAGCGTCTCTAGGTCCTCCACCATCCGCCCGAGGCGCAGCACCTCCTCGTGCAAAGAGGAGAGCAGGCTCGCCTCGGGTTGGGACACCCCATCGACGAGGGCCTCCGTCGATGCCCGGAGGATGGTGATCGGAGTCCGGAGCTCGTGGGCAACATCGGCGACCAGGGCCCTTCGCAGCGCGTCCTCGCGAGCCAGGGCGTCGGCCATCTCGTTGAAGGCCTGAGCCAGTTCGCTCAGCTCACCGGGGCCACCCTCGCCGGCGACCCGCACGTCGCGATCTCCAGTCTCCATAGCCCGGGCGACGCGGGTCAGGGCCACCACCGGGCGGCTGATGCGCCTCGACACCAGCACCGCAACGGCCAAAGCCAGGAGGGCGGCCAGACCTGCCGCCGCCGCCACCGTACGGACGAGCGCGTCGCGCAGGCGCCGATCGGGGCCCGGCAGGTTCGTCTCCGAGAAGCGCAGCACCACCGTTCCCACCCGGGTACCACCGACCACCACGCCGGAGGTGTACGAGGGTCCCTGGGCCGATCCGCCACCAGGTGGCCGAGTTGTGCTTCCCGCTGCCACCGACCTCCCCGCCGCGTCGAGCACGTTGAGGCTCGCCCCGGCCTCAGCGGCCAGTGCCTGTGGTCCGCTCAGGTTGGCACCGGCCCAGCCCCCGGCTTCGGCGTAGGCCGTCGCCGAGGCGTGGGTCACCGCTCCGACGGTCCCCTGCTGCTGTTCATGCACCAGGGTGGAGACGTCTCCGCGCGCTGCCGCCAGCGTGAGGCCGGTGAGCAGACCGATGGCGCCGATGGCGACGGCCAGGAAAGCCAGCGCCAGGCGAGCTCCGAGGGGTCCCAGCAGTGGGCGGTCAGCCATCCCTGCTTATGCCGAGGCGGTATCCCCCTGCCATCACGGTGGCCACGATGCGCGGCGCCCCAGGATCGGCCTCGATCTTCTGACGCAGGTTCTTCACGTGCGAGTCGATGGTGCGCTCGGATCCCTCGAACTCATAGCCCCTGACCCGGTTGATGAGCTCATAGCGGGAGTAGACACGGCCCGGGAAGCGAGCCACCGCGATCAGGATTCCCCACTCTGTCGGCGTGAGACTGACGACCTCGCCCCGCACGGTCGCCTCGCGGCGCGCTTCGTCGATCACCAGCTCGCCTCCGCCGTAGGAGGCCTTTGCCTTGGCTGCGGGGGCTCCTTCCTGACGCCGCAGAATGGCACGGACTCGGAGGACGAGCTCCCGCGGGCTGAAGGGTTTGGTCAGGTAATCGTCGGCGCCGAGCTCGAGGCCACGGATCCGGTCCTCCTCGCCGGATTTGGCCGTGAGCATGAGGATGGGCACATCGGAGGCAAGTCGAAGCTCCCTGGCCACCTCCTCGCCCGGCACGTCGGGAAGGCGCAGGTCGAGCAGGACCAGATCCGGCTCAGCCGAGCGACCCAGTCCGATGGCCTCGGCTCCCGAGGGGGTCGACAGCACCTCGAAACCCTCACGCTCGAGGTAGGAGCGCAGCAGGTCCCGGATCTTCGTCTCGTCCTCAACGACCAGCACGGTGGCAGGCATCGACCCTTTCTCAGACTCCATTCTCCCTCTTGTGCGCCTCAGCGAGGTTCAGTCCGGCGGGCCAGCATCGGAGCTCGCGCTCGTGCGTCCATGTCCGGATGACGGCGGCGGGTCGATTGCGCTGCTGTTTACCCTCTCGCGTGGAGCCCTCTGGGCGTGACGACGGCGTAGTAGCCACAAGACCCCGACGAAGAACAGCCCCCAGGGCAGGATCACGAATACCCACTCATCGACCACGCCGGCCCCGCTCCAGACGCCCGGGCCCCGCGCCGTGGGAGACCGTCCAGAACCGGCCCCGTCGTACCCCGAGCCTCTCAGAGGCCGTCCAAGAGGTTCCGTCCTCCCCGGCCCCAATGACGCCGCATTGGGTGATCGTGGTCATCGCTGCTCCTCGGGCGGTGATCTGCTCGCCACCTATGGAACCTCCAGCCGGTGCAATCGCATTGGAGAGCTGATGAAGGTGCGATGGAGACTCGCCCGACGATCTCCGCCGGCGCTCTCGCCACGAGCGAGGCTGAGGGGAGACATGAAACCCGGATCTCCACACCATCTGGACGACAACTTGACATCCACTTCAAAGCCAACGGCTTCACTGTTGGGACGAGTGCCGAGGACGGAGGAGTCCAGATGACCGTGCACCACTGCCCGAAATGTGAGCTCAGCTTCTCCTACAAGACCGAGCTCGACTGGCACGCGCGAGAGGACCACGACGTCCAGCCGCCGATAGAGGACCACCCTTCTACCGCCTCGTCACCCCTGGGGCGAAACGGCTCCGGGCCAGGGAAGCCACGGCAGCCGCCGACACAGAGAGGATCGACCGTCGATGGATAGACCGGCGCGGGCGGTCCGCGATGGTGACACCGGCTGTCTCCGGCTGCAGCCGCAACTGCCTTACGGCCTCCGATATGAAGTCATTGGCTCGTCGCGCGTCGTCGCGCCCGGGCCGAGACGATCTCGGTAAGTGACCTGATGAGAGTTTGCGTCGGGGTCGCGGACCTCGTCTTCGCCAGAGATGCACCGGCACGATGAGCATCGTGCTCCTCGTTCTGGGGCTGCTTGTCGTGGGCGGCGTGCTGTCTTGTCTCAGCTGGGTATCGACGTCGGAAGATCAGCGCTCGATCCAGCAGCACGAACGCGTGATGGATGTCCTGTGTGCGCTGTCTGGCCGCCGCTCCCGGCCTGATTGATCACAGGAGTCAAAGTCCATGCAGGGCGCTGTCAACCCCGCTGGAGGGGGGAACACTCGGCACCCTCGGCTGATCCTCTTGACACGAGTCTCCCAACCCACCGACACCAGGGGCTGGGACCGGGCGCTGAGCACAGCGACCGCGCCGGGCGGGGAGGTGGCCAGGGGGGGCAACAACCTCCCCGCCCAGGGGTGTTGCCGGGTCCGCCCGTGACTGCGGACCGGCGTGGGAACGAAGAGCAGGCGGCGATCACCTGGTCAGGACACGGGACGAGAGGACAGATGAAGGGCCCGGAGACGGGCTACCCGGTCGCTCGTCGACGGGTGGGTCATGAACAGCCGGGCGAAGCTCACTTGCCGACCAGTCAGTGGGTTGACAATGTACGCACTGGCCTGCGCCGGGCTGACGTCCATCGGCGTCTTCCGCGCCGCGACGTCGATCGTTTCGAGGGCTCGGGCCAAGGGCTCGCCATCACCGAGCAAGCTCGCACCGCTTCGATCCGCCTCGAACTCACGAGCTCGAGAGAGGGCGAGCTGCAACAGGGTAGCGGCGACTGGGGCGAGCAAGGCCAGCAGCAGGAACCCAAAGATGCCCATACCGTCCTCGCCGTCCTCGGAGCCGCCGAAAACAGACGTGAACACGGCGATGTTGGCCGCGTAGGTGATGGCGGTGGCGAGGGCAGCGGCGACCGACCCGATGAGGATGTCGTGGTTGCGCACATGGGACAGCTCATGAGCGAGAACTGCACGCAGCTGGTCTTCGGGGAGAATGGCAAGGAGGCCTCTGGTGACGACTAGAGCCGCATGGGCCTCGTCGCGCCCAGTGGCGAAGGCATTCGGCTGGGCGGCAGGCGACAGGTAAAGGCGAGGCATCGACATGCCTGATCTGCTTGTCAGCTCCGAGACGAGGCCCCCCAGCCCAGGCACCTCGGCCGCCGACACCGGCTTGGCCCGCGCCAGGCGGACAGCTAGTCGGTCGGAGAACCAGTACGAGGCGCCAACTATTGCCAGTCCGGCCAATAGTCCCACGAGTGCGCCAACCTGGCTGCCGATGGCCCAGCCGACGAGGACAAAGACGCCACCCAGGGAAGCGAGCAGGGTGAAGGCCTTGATGGTGTTTCTGTTCATACTCGCCGAGTAAAGGCGCCGGGCGTGCACGGCTCGTGGAGCCGAGGTGAAGACCGGATGGAGATCGGACGGCACCCTCCAAGATTCTTGGAGTCACGCGACGCCGACGAGGAAGAGCCCTGCGGCACGATTACCCCGCGGACGACCCGTTTCCATATCTCTTCCACGGTCGCTGCATTGCAACTCCACGCGGCGCGGATTGACTGAGGGATGCGTGCCTCCTATGCGTGGAGGCGGCGCCAATGTCAAAGGAGGAGTTCGTGGGTCCCGACACCACCACGATCGATGTCGACGTGCACAAGACGCTGGAAATTGGTGGGTTGGTTCTTCACATCAACACCATCTGGGCCACGGTCGTCGCCGGCATTGTCGTGCTGGGCTTGGGATTCTGGGTGCGCCGGCGCGCCACCTCGGGCGTACCCAGCCGCGGCCAGCTCCTCTGCGAAACTGCCATCTCGGCTGTGCAGCGCCAAGTCGATGCCAGGATCGGACCCACGGGTCGGCGGATCGTCCCGCTGGCCGTGACGCTATTCTTCTTCGTTCTCATCGCCAATTGGCTGGCCCTCATACCTACGGGTTCGCACGACCGCCTGCCTGCGCCGACCGGCGATGTCAATCTCACCTTCGCCATCGCCGCGTTCGTCGTCCTCTTGGTCCATGTCGCGTCGATCAGGACGCGAGGACTGCGGGGCTATCTGCGGCACTACGTCCAACCGGCCTGGTGGCTGCTTCCGATCAGGCTGGTCGAAGAGGTCGTCAAGCCCGTGACCCTGGCGCTACGACTCTTCGGCACCGTGTTCTCCGGCGCCCTGATGCTCATCCTCATCCTCGAGCTCTTCCCCAGTGCTCTTGCTC carries:
- a CDS encoding VOC family protein, coding for MGSLRIVRSSSHYEAAVHFYRDLVGLPVIDEFEDSYGEDGSIFGLPGSPVHLEVVRSTEEARAIDPFDQIVIYLPDKAAVEDATRKLLAEGVNPAASQHPYWDDNSGVTFLDPDGRGVIYVSWIYESDRRPSSGREAH
- a CDS encoding SHOCT domain-containing protein, whose protein sequence is MLATFGVGQVLWAFLVFFFWIIWFYLLIIVFGDIFRSRDLSGAGKAVWALFVVLLPYLGVFVYLLIRGGEMHERAAAAAQAQDAAFRQYVQDAAATGGGAQGAADELARLDNLKQRGVISEQEFQRLKAKVDS
- a CDS encoding TerC/Alx family metal homeostasis membrane protein, which codes for MDVSVWAWIGVVGFILAMLVVDLLVLHRGSQVISVRNAVNESILWIALGVGFGVLVWSLAGGERGGEYFAGYLTEKVLSVDNMFLFSAIFAAFAVPAAYQHRVLLWGVVGALATRAVLVTGGATLLAEFSWAIDAFGVLLLVVAARMAAHHRPVRDPKQLGILRLVRRVVPSTAEFSGPRFVVRETRRDGRTRWLITPLLVALFAIEATDVVFAVDSVPAVFGITSEPFLVFTSIAFAVVGLRALYFLLAAAMARLVYLRFGLAAILGFVGVKMLLSRVYHLPVWVSLLVIVVVLLVTWAASVWRARPGTRETDGGGAPGRVRADARIDTASRARTGISGPVRPNG
- a CDS encoding HAMP domain-containing sensor histidine kinase, with the protein product MADRPLLGPLGARLALAFLAVAIGAIGLLTGLTLAAARGDVSTLVHEQQQGTVGAVTHASATAYAEAGGWAGANLSGPQALAAEAGASLNVLDAAGRSVAAGSTTRPPGGGSAQGPSYTSGVVVGGTRVGTVVLRFSETNLPGPDRRLRDALVRTVAAAAGLAALLALAVAVLVSRRISRPVVALTRVARAMETGDRDVRVAGEGGPGELSELAQAFNEMADALAREDALRRALVADVAHELRTPITILRASTEALVDGVSQPEASLLSSLHEEVLRLGRMVEDLETLASAEAAGLRLERRPVDLAEVAGQAVGGLRHPFEAADIQVTTQLTKAMVAGDTGRLAQVVTNLLTNALKFTPAEGQVTVVVAPDDGTARLEVADSGVGIPAEELDHVFERFWRSSRAGQTAGSGIGLAVVAELVRAHGGSVEVSSRLGAGARFVVTLPRSGPPPVNH
- a CDS encoding response regulator transcription factor, whose translation is MPATVLVVEDETKIRDLLRSYLEREGFEVLSTPSGAEAIGLGRSAEPDLVLLDLRLPDVPGEEVARELRLASDVPILMLTAKSGEEDRIRGLELGADDYLTKPFSPRELVLRVRAILRRQEGAPAAKAKASYGGGELVIDEARREATVRGEVVSLTPTEWGILIAVARFPGRVYSRYELINRVRGYEFEGSERTIDSHVKNLRQKIEADPGAPRIVATVMAGGYRLGISRDG
- a CDS encoding M48 family metalloprotease, yielding MNRNTIKAFTLLASLGGVFVLVGWAIGSQVGALVGLLAGLAIVGASYWFSDRLAVRLARAKPVSAAEVPGLGGLVSELTSRSGMSMPRLYLSPAAQPNAFATGRDEAHAALVVTRGLLAILPEDQLRAVLAHELSHVRNHDILIGSVAAALATAITYAANIAVFTSVFGGSEDGEDGMGIFGFLLLALLAPVAATLLQLALSRAREFEADRSGASLLGDGEPLARALETIDVAARKTPMDVSPAQASAYIVNPLTGRQVSFARLFMTHPSTSDRVARLRALHLSSRPVS
- the atpB gene encoding F0F1 ATP synthase subunit A, with amino-acid sequence MGPDTTTIDVDVHKTLEIGGLVLHINTIWATVVAGIVVLGLGFWVRRRATSGVPSRGQLLCETAISAVQRQVDARIGPTGRRIVPLAVTLFFFVLIANWLALIPTGSHDRLPAPTGDVNLTFAIAAFVVLLVHVASIRTRGLRGYLRHYVQPAWWLLPIRLVEEVVKPVTLALRLFGTVFSGALMLILILELFPSALAPVPMILWKLFELLIGAVQAFIFSLLTILYFEEAVRPEEEAQLTPGGPPIRALAPTRSR